One genomic region from Croceicoccus sp. YJ47 encodes:
- a CDS encoding Lrp/AsnC family transcriptional regulator, giving the protein MIHDEIDRRLLAELQEEGRITNVELAQRVGLTAPPCLRRVRALEERGAIRGYHADLDPAALGFTITVFAMVSLKSQAEESLRAFEDQMAELPEVRECHMLNGEIDFIVKIVSRDLQSFQEFLTSKLTPTPNVGSVKTSLVIRSSKVKPGVPLE; this is encoded by the coding sequence ATGATTCATGATGAAATCGACCGTCGCCTGCTTGCCGAGTTGCAGGAAGAAGGGCGCATAACCAACGTCGAACTGGCGCAGCGCGTCGGCCTGACCGCGCCGCCCTGCTTGCGCCGGGTTCGCGCGCTCGAGGAACGGGGCGCCATTCGCGGCTATCACGCCGATCTCGACCCAGCCGCGCTCGGCTTTACCATCACCGTTTTCGCGATGGTCAGCCTCAAGAGCCAGGCGGAGGAATCGCTCCGCGCGTTCGAGGATCAGATGGCCGAACTGCCCGAAGTGCGCGAATGCCACATGCTCAACGGTGAGATCGACTTCATCGTGAAGATCGTCAGCCGCGATCTGCAAAGCTTTCAGGAATTTTTGACGAGCAAGCTCACGCCCACGCCCAACGTCGGCAGCGTGAAGACGTCGCTCGTCATCCGTTCGTCGAAGGTAAAGCCGGGCGTCCCGCTGGAATAG
- the accC gene encoding acetyl-CoA carboxylase biotin carboxylase subunit, translating into MAITRILIANRGEIALRVHRAAQEMGIETVAVHSTADAEAMHVRLADQAVCIGPPSATDSYLNMAAIISAEEITGADAIHPGYGFLSENAKFAEIVEAHGIAWIGPKPEHIRTMGDKVEAKRTAGALGLPLVPGSDGAVETAEEALQLAEEIGYPVLVKAASGGGGRGMKVVQNADELPSLMSQAKSEAKSAFGDSTVYIEKYLGNPRHIEFQVFGDGNGNAIHLGERDCSLQRRHQKVLEEAPSPVISDADRDRMGRTCADAMAEMGYRGAGTIEFLWENGEFYFIEMNTRLQVEHPVTEAITGLDLVREQIRIAAGEPLSVTQDEVRFTGHAIECRINAEDPRSFAPSPGQVTSYHAAGGMHVRVDSGLYAGYRIPPFYDLMIAKLIVYGRTREGCIMRLKRALGEMVIEGVKTTIPLHETLIRQDDFQTGDYTIKWLEEWMEQREE; encoded by the coding sequence ATGGCGATAACCCGGATACTCATCGCCAATCGCGGCGAAATCGCCCTGCGCGTGCATCGCGCGGCGCAGGAAATGGGCATTGAAACGGTTGCCGTGCATTCGACCGCGGATGCCGAAGCCATGCATGTCCGGCTGGCCGATCAGGCCGTGTGCATCGGCCCGCCGTCGGCGACGGACAGCTATCTCAACATGGCGGCGATCATTTCGGCGGAAGAAATTACCGGGGCGGACGCGATCCATCCCGGTTACGGCTTCCTGTCCGAAAACGCCAAATTTGCCGAAATCGTCGAGGCCCACGGCATCGCATGGATCGGGCCGAAGCCCGAGCATATCCGCACGATGGGCGACAAGGTCGAGGCCAAGCGCACGGCGGGCGCACTCGGCCTGCCGCTCGTCCCCGGCAGCGACGGCGCGGTGGAAACGGCGGAAGAGGCGCTGCAACTTGCCGAGGAGATCGGCTATCCGGTGTTGGTGAAGGCCGCATCGGGCGGCGGCGGGCGCGGCATGAAAGTCGTGCAGAACGCCGACGAGTTGCCCAGCCTGATGAGCCAGGCGAAGTCGGAGGCGAAATCCGCGTTCGGCGACTCCACCGTCTATATCGAGAAATATCTCGGCAATCCGCGCCATATCGAGTTTCAGGTGTTCGGCGATGGCAACGGCAATGCCATCCACCTCGGCGAACGCGACTGCTCGCTTCAGCGGCGGCATCAAAAAGTGCTCGAGGAAGCGCCGTCCCCCGTGATCAGCGACGCCGATCGCGATCGCATGGGCCGGACATGCGCCGATGCGATGGCCGAAATGGGCTATCGCGGTGCGGGGACGATCGAATTCCTGTGGGAAAACGGCGAGTTCTACTTCATCGAGATGAACACCCGGCTGCAGGTCGAACATCCGGTGACCGAGGCCATCACCGGTCTCGACCTCGTGCGCGAACAGATCCGCATCGCGGCGGGCGAACCGCTCTCCGTGACGCAGGACGAAGTGCGCTTTACCGGGCATGCGATCGAATGCCGCATCAATGCCGAGGATCCGCGCAGCTTCGCCCCCTCGCCCGGACAGGTGACGAGCTATCACGCCGCGGGCGGGATGCACGTGCGCGTCGATAGCGGGCTTTACGCCGGCTATCGCATTCCGCCGTTCTACGATCTGATGATTGCGAAGCTGATCGTGTATGGGCGCACGCGCGAAGGGTGCATCATGCGCCTGAAGCGCGCGCTGGGCGAAATGGTGATCGAGGGCGTGAAGACGACGATCCCGCTTCACGAAACGCTGATCCGGCAGGACGATTTCCAGACCGGCGACTACACCATCAAATGGCTGGAAGAATGGATGGAGCAGCGCGAGGAATAG